GGAAAACCAGTTTGCGGCGCGGCGGGAAGAGGGGGCAGCGGTGTAACGGGTTCCGGCCGGAAGAATAAGCGGGTCAGCTCCGGGCTGACCCGCTTATTCAGACCGGTTCACGATCAGGCCGCACGCGCCGCCCCGAAAACAGTCCCGCAGGCAGCGTAATAATCGCCAGGCAGATCACAATCAGCGCCATCCCGGCCCAGCCGCTGGCCGGCAGCGTCTCGCCCACCAGCGTTACGGCCAGCAGCGCGGCCACCACCGGTTCCAGCAGGGTGATGGTGGTGGCGGTGCTGGCGCGGATGCGGGCTAAGCCATAGCCGTAGCAGAGATAGCCGATAAACATCGGCACCAGCGCCATATAGATCCCCACCGCAGCATTGCTCCACGACTGCAGCAGCGGTGCTCCGGTCAGCAGCAGCACCGGCATCAGCAGCAGGCCACCTGCGCCAAAGGTCGATCCCATCGCGGCCGGGCCGCTGACCCCCTTCTGCATCATCTGCCGGGCCGACCAGGAGTAGAGAGCATAGGTTAAGCCGGCCACCAGCCCCAGCAGAATACCGGCCAGCGCGTGTGGGCGTTCTGCGCCGGCGGTGGCATGGCCGCTCTCCGCCAGCGTCAGCAGCACCATTCCGGCCACGCCCACGGCGGCACCGCACATCCAGCGGCGGCTTAAGCGCTGCCGGTCAAAAAAGTACTCAAGCAGTGCCGATAACAGCGGCGCAGAGCCGATGGAAATCACCGTGCCCACCGCTACCCCGGCCAGGTTCATCGAGGCATAAAACGCCAGCGGGTAGATCGCCACGGCCAGCGCACCGATCGGCAGATAACGGCGCTGGGCCAGAATTTTACGCCGCTGCGCCACCACCGGCCGCAGGGCAATCAGGCACTGCAGTAAACCGCCGAAGCCCATCGCCACCGCGCCGACGGCGAGCGGACTGACCTCCGGCGCAAAGGTCGCGGCCGTACCGGTGGTTCCCCACAGAATGGCGGCAATCAGAACGCCGAACGTGCCGAGGGTTTGCTGCGCGGATCGGGCGTCTGTAGTGGTGCAGGTTTGCTGTTCTGCCGTGTTGCTCACAGTGCCTCCATTAACTGCTGCGCCATCGCACAGGCCTGAGTGATACAGGCGCTGTTGCCCTCCAGCCCGGCGCGGCAAATGCTGCCCTCCAGCAGGAAGGAAAAATGCCTCGCCAGCAGCGCAATATCCCTGCCCTGCGGATTAGCCAGTTCTGCAAGGTGAGTAACCAGGATCGCTTCAACCTGCTCTTTATGCTTGCGCACTTCACGACGCCCCGCGGAATCGGCCGGGAATTCGGCGGCGGCATTTAGCAGGCCGCAGCCGCGAAAGCCGTGCTCATAGGCGAATTCGGCGTGATCGCCGTAGGCAGCAAATACCGCGATCACCTTCTCACGCGGCGTGGCCGCCTGTGCCACCCGCCGCTGGTAGAAGTCAAGCCACTCCTGATGGCGCACCTGCAGATAGGCGGCAATCAGCGCATCCTTGGAGCTGAAGTTATTGTAGAGGCTCTTCTTTGCCACGCCTGCGCGCTTAATAATGGCATCAATGCCGGTACTGCTGATGCCATGGGCGTAAAACAGCACCTGCGCGGCGCGGAGCAGCTTATCGTGGGCGCTTTCGCGGTCGGGGGTCATTGTCGCCTTCTTGTTTCAGTAAAAAGTAGGTAGACCAGTCTACCTACTTATCAGCGTAAATCAACCTGAGGCTGACCACGAATGACTGAATGGCAGGTACCTCACCTGTTATTTACAGAATTCTCTGCAGGGTGATGGCTGCTGCCGGGGTAATCCTGCCACCCTGTGCCCGCTGCACGTACGCCGCAATACCGTTGTTCAGTGGATCGCCAGCGGGCAGCGGGCAGATAATGCCGCCGCTAATTCACCCGCAGCACCACGATGCCGGGCTTTTTCGCCATATATTCCAGAAATGGCGTATCGACCACCCGCATATTACGCGACAGCGATGAGGCGTTGCGGTACCACACCTGGCCATCCCGTTTGATCACGATCCCGGTGTGGGAGACGTCCAGACCGGCCAGCGGAGAATAAACGCCAACGTAATCGCCGGTGTGCAGCTTATCGAGGACCTGCTGGCTGATGGCGTTACCGGGAAGGTAGGCGATCGTCCGCGGCACGCTGCCCAGCCCGGCAATGTATTCACCGCCGTCGGCTTTGCGGTTCAGCGTCTTTTCAACCGCGATCGCCGCAGGACTCAGGCTGCGGGTGATATCCTCAGCGTTGTGCGGGCTGATGGCATACCAGTCGGTGAAGAAATGTTTTCTGCTCAGGTAGCTGACCTTATCGTTGACGTAGCGCACGCGGATGAGCCGGGTCAGGAAGTTATCCGCGCTGGTTGCGCGCGTCAGTGCCTCGACGTAATCAATCAGCGTATAGCAGTCGACGCCGTTAAAATTTGCCACCAGCACTTCCGGGGTTAACGCAGAGCCCTTCAGCGTGTCGGCCTGATACGGCGTACCGAGAAAGGCCGCCGACAGGTCGCGCACCCGTTCGCCGTGGCTTTTGTTCCGTCCGGGGATCGTCACCGTACGCAGCAGGGTGTTCACCTTCTGCGCGGTAGCGCTGTCCATCTCGGTCTGAAACGCGGGCTGCGCTGACCGGCATGAAACCACCGCTGTCAGGCCCAGCGACAGCAGTAAAACAGCCGTTTTTTTCATTTTCTCTCCTTGTTAACCGGGTTAAATCCTGGGGGTTTTTTACCCGCTTAACCGTGGAAGAGAGAATGTGATAGCCGTTCATTTAACGCCCGTTGATGGATGCGACAACATATCTGACAAATAACCGGTTGTGCGATATTTTGCAGTGCGCAGCCGCGTGGTCCTTATCCCTGTTCAATCAGCATCACCGCCGTGGTGTTCTCCTCCAGCGCCTCAAACAGGTGCGGTTCATCAGCCGGGTAGCTGATGTAATCACCGGCGGTCAGTTCCACCCAGCCCTCCAGCGGCCCCACCCTCGCCCGGCCACTGCTGAGGATCACATGCTCCAGCGTGCCGGGCTGATGCGCGGCAGAAATCTTCGGTTCACCCGGCTGCACCTGCAGGCGATAAATATCACGCTGTGCCCCCGGTGGGCAGGTAGCCAGCAGCGTGGCCAGATAGTTTGCCTGGCCGGAGACCAGCGGCGTGCCCTCCCCGACGCGTATCACCTGCACCGGCTGTCGCGGCTGGGCGATCAGGCGACTGACCGGCACGTTCAGCGCCATCGCCAGCGCCCACAGGGTTTCCAGTCCCGGATTGCCAATGCCGTTCTCCAGCTGTGAAAGCGTGGATTTGGCAATGCCCGCGCGTTTTGCCAGCTCGGTCACGCTGACCGCCAGCCGCTCCCGTTCACGGCGCAGCGCCTGTGCCAGCAGCAGTATGGGTGAGCCTGCCGCAGATTCAGGCGGGGTTAAATCACTCATAGTGTTCTCCATATCGTACAAATGTTCTTTTTGACGAACGCCTCTTATGCGTTCATTATAATGTCCGCTCGTTCAATTTAACCTGTTAATCCACACCTGAAAACCTTTACGGACCTGATAAGGAGTCAAGAAATGGTCTCAACCACGGGAACACTGCAAATGACCGCGGCAATGCTGGTCGCCGGTACCACCGGCTGGCTGGTAATCGCTTCCGGGCAGGATGCGTTAACCGCCGTTTTTTACCGCTGCCTGTTTGGCGCAGTGGCGATGGCGCTGGTCTGTTTTACCCTGCCCGGATCGTGGCAAGTGAGAATAACCCTGCATCAGTGGCTGCTGGTTGTCGCTGGCGGTATCGCACTGGTTTTAAACTGGGTGTTACTGTTTACAGCGTACGCGTCGGCTTCGGTCAGTGTCGCAACCGTGACCTACCACACTCAGCCTTTTATGCTGACTGCGCTGAGTGCGCTGTTGTTTCGCGAAAAAATCTCCCGGCAGGCGGCTTTGTGGCTGGGGGTGGCGTTCGCGGGTGTCGTACTGATCGTCAGCGGAGGGCAGCCCGTCCGGTCAGGCGGGGAGCATTATCTCTCCGGGGTGCTGCTGGCGCTGGGTGCCGCGTTCTGTTACTCGCTGGTTGCGATTGTGGCCCGTAGCGTAAAGCATATCTCCCCCCAAAAGCTGGTCCTCATCCAGCTGATTACCGGGACGCTGCTGTTACTGCCTTTTATGACACCGATTGAGGCAGAAAACCCGGTTAAGGTATGGTCGCTGCTGTTAATACTGGGTGTGGTACATACTGCGCTGATGTCGACCTTGCTTTATGCGGGGATCGGTAAACTTAGCGGCAGCCTGGTGGCCGCGCTCTCATTTATTTATCCGGTGGTCACTATCGTTGTAGACTGGCTGGTCTTTGCCCACCGCCTTACGTTAGGGCAGTTCTGCGGCGCACTCATCATCCTTATTGCCACTGCGGCCAGCTACCGGTTAAGAAATAACGCGAGCAGGAGAGCGTAACCCGCATGAACAGAGCCTGTCTGACCCTAATATTGCAGGCAGGCACGCTGTTGTTGGCGGAGCATTAAAAAGTTAAAAGTATGTTGTAACTAGTTAATGTCGTAACGGGATTTCATACCGGCTTAACGTAAACTGACTCTGTTCACGCGCTGATGATATCTTTTTACCGGCAACCCGCTGGCTAAAAAGTGGATATAGCGACTGAAGCCGTTTTATATCCGGTCAGCAGAATAGTCCGAAACCGTCCCCCCGACAAACCAGAATGACCGTTACCTGACTGCTCACCTGACCCGCAGATACCGGGAATAATAACCTGGGTTAACTTTCCTCCCTGCCGACCTTCGCGGGCTGAGCAGCTAAGAGACGCCTGCATCATCAGATTGAATGCGCAAAAATGAGAACGAATAGCGGGATTTCTGGTTTACACGGGATGGTGACGGTTTATTTCACACCTGCCATAAGGCTACACGGGTGACAGCGTAACACCCGCAAAAAAAGTTAGCTTTTTTTGCGCTAAGAACAGGTGGCATACTCTGAAGAAAATCAATCATTAACAGCAGGATAGTCAGTTATTCTTCGCTAACGTAATTCAACGCGTTTTACCCGATCTTTCCGTGTAAAGTTTCAACAAGCCACGTAAGGCCTCGAAGTATAGTGTTAAGATTCATCCCATTCGATGTAAATATAGCTACATCCTCGATTGCATCTCCGCTGACTTATGTGCACAACCTCACCTTTAATTGAACATTTTTTTAAATTACTGTTTTTTCCTCATTCATTTGAATGTACACTTGTCACTGGTACCTATGTTGACTAAATTTAAACCACCTTACAGGTTACGGATTCCGTTATGAGCGAAACGCTGAAAGTATTAAATAACATTCGCACCCTGCGTGCGCAGGCTCGTGAAATTTCTTTAGCTGAGCTCGAAGAGATGCTGGAGAAACTGGAAGCGGTAGTGAACGAAAGACGTGAAGCAGATGCCGCTATCGCCTCTGAGATTAAAGAAAAAGAACAGAAACTGGCAAAATACCGCCAGATGCTGCTGGAAGATGGTATCGACCTGAGCGAACTGACCGCTGCAGATAATACCACTACCAAGACCCGTGCCAAGCGTGCACCGCGTCCGGCTAAGTATGAATATACTGACGAAAACGGCGAATCCAAATCCTGGACCGGCCAGGGCCGTACCCCGGCGGTAATTAAGCAGGCGCTGGACGCAGGCAAAAAACTTGAAGATTTCCTGATCAAGTAACAAAACCGGCCACCCGTCAGGTGGCCGTTTTTTTTCCTGCCACTCCCCTCGTCTTTCAGTTTTCCACCTCAGTTGTCCCTGAGATTTACCCCCCACTGCCGTCCGATCGACACCTCTGCTGCGGTATCTGTGCCCTGCCTTTTAACCATCCCCTGTCACACGCTCTGTTTTCAGCTTTCTCCTTCACAGCCTTATGCGCAAAACGCAAATAGCCAGAAGAATTCCTTGCTTCACCTTGACCGTTGTCAGGCCTGATATTGGTTGCCAGCAGGCACATCAAACTGACAATAAAGGAATTCCTTATGCGCAACACGTTTCGCCTTCAGGCACTTGCCGGGGCTTTGGCACTTTTAACCGGTTCTGTTATCGCCCATGCGGCAGATAAGCCGGTGCAGGGCGGTACGCTGATCTATTTAGAGCAACAGGCACACACCAATCTTTACCCCCCTGCCGGTGGGTTTTATCCTAACGGCGGTATTCTTAATCAAATTACCGATAAGCTGACCTGGCAAAATCCCGAAACGCTGCAGGTGGAACCCTGGATTGCTGAAAGCTGGAGCAGCAACGCGGAGAAAACGGAATATACCTTTAAAATTCGCCCGGGCGTGACCTTCTCCGACGGCACGCCGCTGGATGCCAGTGCGGTGGCGAAAAACTTTGATACCTATGGTCTGGGAAATAAAGCGCAGCGCCTCCCGGTATCAGAAGTGATCAATAACTATGAACGCAGCGAAGTGGTCGATCCGCTGACGGTGAAATTCTACTTTAAGAAATCCTCCCCGGGCTTTCTGCAGGGGACAGCCACGATAGGCTCCGGTCTGGTTTCTCTCAGCACCCTTGCGCGTAATTTTGAGGCGCTGGGCGATGCGCGTCAT
This window of the Erwinia sp. E602 genome carries:
- a CDS encoding helix-turn-helix domain-containing protein — its product is MSDLTPPESAAGSPILLLAQALRRERERLAVSVTELAKRAGIAKSTLSQLENGIGNPGLETLWALAMALNVPVSRLIAQPRQPVQVIRVGEGTPLVSGQANYLATLLATCPPGAQRDIYRLQVQPGEPKISAAHQPGTLEHVILSSGRARVGPLEGWVELTAGDYISYPADEPHLFEALEENTTAVMLIEQG
- a CDS encoding TetR/AcrR family transcriptional regulator; translated protein: MTPDRESAHDKLLRAAQVLFYAHGISSTGIDAIIKRAGVAKKSLYNNFSSKDALIAAYLQVRHQEWLDFYQRRVAQAATPREKVIAVFAAYGDHAEFAYEHGFRGCGLLNAAAEFPADSAGRREVRKHKEQVEAILVTHLAELANPQGRDIALLARHFSFLLEGSICRAGLEGNSACITQACAMAQQLMEAL
- a CDS encoding H-NS family nucleoid-associated regulatory protein → MSETLKVLNNIRTLRAQAREISLAELEEMLEKLEAVVNERREADAAIASEIKEKEQKLAKYRQMLLEDGIDLSELTAADNTTTKTRAKRAPRPAKYEYTDENGESKSWTGQGRTPAVIKQALDAGKKLEDFLIK
- a CDS encoding DUF1460 domain-containing protein; the encoded protein is MKKTAVLLLSLGLTAVVSCRSAQPAFQTEMDSATAQKVNTLLRTVTIPGRNKSHGERVRDLSAAFLGTPYQADTLKGSALTPEVLVANFNGVDCYTLIDYVEALTRATSADNFLTRLIRVRYVNDKVSYLSRKHFFTDWYAISPHNAEDITRSLSPAAIAVEKTLNRKADGGEYIAGLGSVPRTIAYLPGNAISQQVLDKLHTGDYVGVYSPLAGLDVSHTGIVIKRDGQVWYRNASSLSRNMRVVDTPFLEYMAKKPGIVVLRVN
- a CDS encoding DMT family transporter; its protein translation is MLVAGTTGWLVIASGQDALTAVFYRCLFGAVAMALVCFTLPGSWQVRITLHQWLLVVAGGIALVLNWVLLFTAYASASVSVATVTYHTQPFMLTALSALLFREKISRQAALWLGVAFAGVVLIVSGGQPVRSGGEHYLSGVLLALGAAFCYSLVAIVARSVKHISPQKLVLIQLITGTLLLLPFMTPIEAENPVKVWSLLLILGVVHTALMSTLLYAGIGKLSGSLVAALSFIYPVVTIVVDWLVFAHRLTLGQFCGALIILIATAASYRLRNNASRRA
- a CDS encoding DMT family transporter; amino-acid sequence: MIAAILWGTTGTAATFAPEVSPLAVGAVAMGFGGLLQCLIALRPVVAQRRKILAQRRYLPIGALAVAIYPLAFYASMNLAGVAVGTVISIGSAPLLSALLEYFFDRQRLSRRWMCGAAVGVAGMVLLTLAESGHATAGAERPHALAGILLGLVAGLTYALYSWSARQMMQKGVSGPAAMGSTFGAGGLLLMPVLLLTGAPLLQSWSNAAVGIYMALVPMFIGYLCYGYGLARIRASTATTITLLEPVVAALLAVTLVGETLPASGWAGMALIVICLAIITLPAGLFSGRRVRPDREPV